Below is a window of Nicotiana tabacum cultivar K326 chromosome 19, ASM71507v2, whole genome shotgun sequence DNA.
AGAGCATATTTCTGAATCTAGACTAGCTTCCATTTTGTTGAATACTGTACTTCACTAGGATATGATGGTGTTAATTTTGTTAAGTTGGTCGACTAATCATATAGTGAATTTTTGTATGGACAGATGGCATCTACTTTTGCTGGTATGTCCTCAGCGGGTCCCTTGGCTGCTCCCAGCACTTCTTCAAACAAGCTTTCCTCTGTTGCTAATATATCTTCAAGCGCTTTCGGGAGCAGaagaaatgttgtactaagaaaGGCACGCAGTCCAAAAATTTCCGCTGCAGCAAAGGAGTTGTATTTCAACAAGGATGGATCAGCTATCAAGAGGCTGCAGGTGAGCTTTTTATCTCAAATTATCAAATAGTTGGTTGCGGTGAATTCTTGTTGTGTACATCGTTAAATGCTTGATTTTCTTGCTGTTGCAGGTTGGTGTGAACAAACTCGCTGATCTAGTTGGAGTTACTCTTGGCCCAAAAGGCAGGAATGTTGTTCTTGAGAGCAAGTATGGTGCTCCAAAGATTGTCAATGATGGAGTTACTGTTGCCAGAGAGGTGTGTTAATCGTTACACCCGATAGATATATTGTACCTGTAGCTGTTTCAACTAATTTCCGGTCATTCTCGAAACATCAAGCTGttttaattcctaattttattcatttataaCATTATTTTGACTTTCAGATAACAGAATAATGTCATTTTTTCTACTTTGCTGTCGTCCGTTTGTTTGCTAGtagcttaaatttctatttgatCAAAATGCTCTTTATTATTTATAACAGGTTGAGTTAGAGGATCCAGTAGAAAACATTGGTGCTAAACTAGTGAGACAAGCTGCTGCCAAAACCAATGATTTGGCTGGTGATGGGACTACAACATCTGTCGTACTAGCCCAGGGCCTGGTTGCTGAAGGAGTCAAGGTATTTTGTGAAACCCATATGCTGCGGAGTTTTCAGTATGTTAAATCTCCTAGAATATTTTTCTTACTAATAGATTGTGTAAGTAGGTGGTTGCAGCTGGTGCAAACCCTGTCCTGATCACCAGAGGAATTGAGAAGACCACAAAAGCCTTAGTAGCTGAATTGAAGAATATGTCAAAAGAGGTAAATTGTTAGTTTCATCAATGGTTGTTAGACTGAATCCAAATATCTGGCTGTTTTAGTTTTGTGCTATCATGTAATGGATTGTGCATCCAATATTGTAAGTATAAACTTTAAAAAAAGATTGAGAACTTTGCTGACCAAGTACACCACACAGGTAGAAGACAGTGAATTAGCAGATGTTGCTGCAGTAAGTGCTGGGAACAACTCTGAAGTAGGGATTATGATTGCTGAAGCCATGAGCAAGGTTGGCAGGAAAGGTGTTGTGACCCTTGAAGAGGGAAAAAGTGCTGAAAACAGTCTCCGTGTGGTTGAAGGAATGCAATTTGACCGTGGTTACATCTCACCATACTTTGTTACTGACAGTGAGAAAATGTCGGTTGAATATGAGAACTGTAAGGTGGGGATCCTTCTTTCTAGGTTTAGTATGTACAGCTTAAGATGTTCATTATACCTCTTCGAATGCACAGTGTATCTATTACTGATGTTGTTAGGTATTCTGAGATGCAGTTACTACTGGTCGACAAGAAGATAACAAATGCAAGAGATCTTGTTGGTGTCCTGGAAGATGCTATCAGAAATGGTTACCCAATTTTAATTATTGCCGAAGATATTGAGCAAGAAGCTCTAGCAACCCTTGTTGTCAATAAGCTTAGAGGTGCTTTAAAGGTTGCTGCCCTTAAAGCTCCTGGTTTTGGTGAACGAAAAAGCCAGTATCTTGATGACATAGCAACCCTTACTGGAGGTATCTCTTGCTTAGTTTTCTTGTTGTTTGACTTGTTTCTATTTGAAATTTGTATCTTTAATTCTGATCCTTGTGTACCTTTGGACTCTGACCCAAATTGGAGATGGAAATAACTAACCCTTTTTATTCCCCTAATGTATAGGCACTGTGATTAGGGAGGAACTTGGCCTTACCTTAGACAAGGCTGACAAGGAAGTTCTAGGCCATGCTTCTAAGGTAGTGCTGACTAAGGATGCCACCACAATTGTTGGTGATGGTAGCACTCAGGAAGCAGTCAATAAGCGTGTTGTACAGATTAAAAACCTCATAGAGGTGAGTGTCTGCTTGGCCTTTTGGTAAAGATTTTTTTGTCATGATCCGGTCTCATGTAGTTCGTGGGAATTCTATGCAGGCGGCAGATCAAGATTatgaaaaagaaaagttaaatgaaAGAATTGCTAAATTATCAGGAGGCGTGGCTGTTATACAGGTAACTTCAGTTccaataatttaatattttggtTTGTTGAATCAGTATAAAGTGCAGCTATAAGTTGCTGATTCCTTAATTGAATGCTGAAGGTTGGAGCACAAACTGAAACtgaattgaaagaaaagaaacttaggGTGGAAGATGCTCTTAACGCAACAAAGGTAAGCTAGTTTTGTAGTCAATTAGTTAGGTTTATGTCCTGCAGCATATATTTGAGTTTTTTGATTGATTGACTTGTAATATGAAGACTGAAGTTTCTAATAATGTTTCTGATTTCAGGCAGCTGTTGAGGAAGGTATTGTTGTTGGTGGAGGGTGCACACTCCTGAGACTTGCTTCTAAAGTTGATGCCATCAAGGAGACACTTGAGAATGACGAGGAGAAGGCATGTTTGTGGAAGCCtgcatattttttttgttgtgagTTCACAAGCAGTCCTTTTAACTTCATTTATCTTAATTGCAGGTTGGAGCTGATATTGTTAAAAGAGCATTGAGCTACCCATTGAAGTTGATTGCTAAAAATGCTGGTGTTAATGGAAGTGTTGTCAGTGAGAAGGTACTGATATATTATGGTTTGGTTTTTAGGGGGGAAAAAGATGACTATGCTACCCACTGGAAAGTTTGGTTGTAAACTTTTTGCACTCTAAATATTTTTGTTTACCTTTCAGGTGCTCTCTAGTGACAATCCAAAATTTGGATACAATGCTGCAACTGGCAATTATGAAGACTTGATGGCTGCTGGTATTATTGACCCAACAAAGGTGCGATTATCTGGTTTTGCAATTTTTTTCCCAATAAGGGCCATTGTCTGGATTTGCATTAGAAAGGCCATTATCTGGATTTGCATTATAAGATATTATGATGTGGCCAAATATATATTGCCGTGTTTGCTGGAGATCACCTGAGTAGTGGGTTTTGTGATGGTTCACTGTTCTATTTGCAGTCCTTTTTTACTTGGTTTCTTCCAAGGGATAGTACAGTTTGGATTGTGGAAATAAAGCTGATAGGAGTCTTGGTTTTATTGTTGTTGCTGGCTTATGGTTTTCAGTGGAAATTTACTATAATTATCTGCTCTTTGACACTAGTCAATGTGAGTTACGGCTAGATATGAGAGTAGGCCAAAAAGCATATGCAATTACGGAAGTACTTTTTGATCGTTTCagtgtatttttccttttctaaccCTGTTTGGGATGCTTAGGAGTGCTTCGTAGGAAGGGTTTGGAATCAGATAAAACAATAGGTTTTATGGTGTCTTTATATGCTGTTCGGGATGGCTAGGAGTGTTCAGCAGGAAGGGTTCATCAGAAAACAGATGACACAAATAAGTTATATAGGGTGGCTGTCCATATAACTGAGCGATTGTATAACTCTTCCAAACAGTAGAGTTCTACCTGATGACAGAAATCCAAAACGAGCATGTTAACTATCCTTATTTACTTGGTTCGTTATTATTACTGAAAGCTGAAATGACTATGTGCCCTGCCAGGTGGTGAGATGTTGTCTAGAGCACGCGTCATCAGTGGCGAAGACATTCTTGATGTCAGATTGTGTGGTGGTAGAGATCAAGGAGCCTGAACCAGCAGTTGCTGGCAACCCAATGGACAACTCAGGTACCTTTCTCTtctttttaacttttcttttggGTTGGTGTGTAGTCTGGCAGAACTCCAGTTAACTGAGATTTGTGATTAATTTGATTTTCAGGATACGGTTACTAGATGATTGAATGAAGGCTACTGATAGATAGAAGAGAAGAACTGCCTCTGCGAGATGATAGTGGTAGATGAACAATATCTGGTGGCAATGCTTGAAAGcctttatttttgtaaaactttagGTGGTATTCTTTCTGGGAGGATATATAAATCCTGGTGGGAGTAGCCTTCTGGGTTCGGCACTGTATGAACATGCAATTCAATGTATAATTGCAGTATCAGTGGGTGTTTGTTGAGTGGCAGAAAACAGAAATAAATCTTTTACATAGTTTTTCATATTGCAACTTATTACCTCTGTTAGTCTTTTACATAGtttttaattaaacaaaaaatgtAGAGCCACATAGGTTACATTTTGCTGAGAAATCGCAGGATTCACTACCCGTTTACTGGCAAATAATAAAGCACTAGTGAGATATATGAAAGTGCTCTCATAATGAGACATTTAACTTCTGATTTTCGTAGTTCAATCGTGTCATTTTGGTACTCTTTTAACAAAGTATTAGATTACTCATATTTTTAGTGTTGATTGTGTGCCGAAAGAGTGAGATATCTTCGTATTAAAACCTGTATGACTCTGGTATTGCTACGAGCATGGCCTTTGCtagtagaaaaataatttattttccttttatttaccgtCCACTTGGGCTGCTCTAGTGGTgaacaccctccacttccaagGGAGCCGAAGGTTCGGAAATAACcgaaggtctgcgtacacactatccttccTAGACTCTACTAGTAAGATTCTAATGGGCGCAAAGTGGGGAATTCTTGGAGGGAGAGAGCCGAGGGTTCGGAAACAGcctaaggtctgcgtacacactaccctttctAGACCatactagtgagattatattgggcTACGAGGTTTCAAAAATGAAACCTATATTTGCTATTCCTCCATTCTAAAGTGGGATATAAAACAGTTGAAAATTCTCAGGAGCTTTtgtgtttttgaaagatttgaaaagctgagttcgattttttttctttagaaacaGCGTTTCTTTCCCAAAAGCAGCTAAACAAAGCCCTGCTTGCAAATACttcccgaaaaatatttttctctgaGTCAATTTCTTGGGTTGTAAAAAAACTAGTATTAGTAACCACGCGATGCACATACATTATTGAAGAATATTAGTTATATCAAAGTATGATCTAATTTATTTGAGCATGTTAAATCATACGTTTtaacaaaattataattatcGCCTTATCTACCTTATAGTAATAGtttaatataattaaattaaacgACTCAAATATTCATCAAATAAATTTTAGATGATACTCAAATATCATAATTATATAGGTTGTTATAAATAATTTGAAAatgtaaattaatttaaaatgaaTAAGAATATATTATCATTAAATGAATCTAAAAAATCTTACAATCTTCAATTTCTTCTTACTTGTAATTCGTGATAAAATCATAAAGTGGTTCGTTTATAAACACGTGTTTATTTAAAAAGTCTCATATGAGATAGTGATTCGTCTTGACttataataatgataaaagaataATGCAATTTTTGATAGCGGTCACTTTGACTTAATTTTAACCCACTACTCACCTTTTTATATATAGATAAATATGAAACTTTCGTactcttgaaaattttatttgtctTAAACTTTTATTCAATTGctcaaaattattttattatttgaaattattaacaatatttttgagtattattttaTTAGTTTATTATATTTCTTACGTGAATTTAAAGTATGATTAGCCTCACACTACCTCTATTTTTCTCTCTTTATAtattattgtgtattttatgATATTGTAGTTTATTTTTTTCGATAGTATTTTACTATAACTCAAAGaatgtatattttattttaaattttaaggaCTAATACTTCAAAGTATATGCATGATTAGTAGATCTAATTCAGCTACTCCTTCAATTTTTTATCAAGCTCTAATTTTTTCTATTCTATCCATACAACCATCTCCTCGATTTTCTATCCATTTCTTTGTTAGTTCAATGTATCTATTGTTTGAACCCTtaatttcctctttttttcttaacCGTAAATGAAAATAAAGATCTTCTCTAACAAAGCAAGCAACATCATCAACTATATCATATTTTTTTTCCGAAGAGTTTATTTTTCAACTATTAATTTTATCTTCCTCTGAGATTATTTGCCAAAAATAAGTTTTAAAAGAAGACATGGTAGAAGAAGAAATAGCTCAGAGAAAAACATCTAACATGTGTAACTAAAGGGCAATGTATAAGTGGTTAAGAAGTTGGAACTTTATTTTAATCTAAAATTTATTcacattcaaatttaaaaatcttatcaattaataaatttttaggaatatatttttttggaaGGGAATGTACATTTTGAAACATTGGATTCTAAGATCCTATTTATCGTTATCCAACAATGATGTATCTACCTAGATAATCATACAACAAATTAACTTTAAAAGGAGCAATTAAAAATTAGAGATCAAACTTATTTATCTACATACAACTCCTTTTCTTTCCTTATGTATGGCTTATTTGATGAAATCTTATAGCTTTCAGTTGGATCTTGGGTTataaatattgatattatatttgtaaagatccgaccggtcattttgctttctagattcccgttcccctaattaagactcctcttatgtgcttttactgttttatgacttgcggagataGTTAGTTCGGGTTTGAAAGGGTTTGGactgaaatcggaacacttagttccttaatattggcttaaagTGGTTAAGTTTTACTTGAGTTAATATTTcaagtaaacgatctcggaactgagatttgatggtcccaataggttcgtatgatgattttagacttggacgtatgttcgggtCGTTTCAGATGACCCCAGagtgtttcagcgcttaatattgaaagttggtgcATTAAAGGTTTTTTCAGTTTATTAAGTTTGGCTTGGAGTAGGTTTGGTTATTATTGAGGTCTGTTTGGCCTGTGAAtaatttcgtatggtgatttgtgatttgcacgcaaaattttgtgtcattcagaattgatttgataggaatcggatgaGCGGAAGTGTttctagaagtttttgagtttcataaTTCGATTTATGCATTTTGGCGTTCGATTCAtatttttagatgttattttggtatttcaaTCGTGTGAGCGGGTCCGTATTATGTTGTTGGATGTGGGAGTGTAATTGAAAGGGATCCCAGGGGCCTCGTATACAAAACGGATTGGAATCGGACTCGGGATTTGGACTTGGGGGAGCTGTTGGTGCTTCAGTTCTGGTGCGTTCGCACCTGCGTgattttgtccgcaggtgcgacctcgTAGAAGCGGTCCatcgaccgcagaagcggcctagaGCAGGCTGTCCAGTGGTCACAAAAGCGGAGAGCTTACAATACCtacgggctcgcaggtgcgggctagGCCAAGGAGCCCTGGTTTCACAGAAGCGGGCGACTATCCGCATGCGCGTGTGCGTAGATGTGGACCTGCTCCGCAGAAGTGGATGTGCAGGTGCGCATGCTTCTCCACATAAGCGTATTTGGCCAAGCTGGgcaaggaccgcacctgcgatggaatttccgcaggtgcgacccaaggtCCGCAAAAGCGAAACTCGATGGGGCAGTGAGGTCCATTTAATGTTGGGACTTAGGCTTTTTGGCTCATTTCTTTCACTTGTTGGGCGAATTTAGAGCTCTTTGAAGAGGAATTtttacctagcactttgaggtgagtaatttctaaacaatatgagtttaatacttgtattttgggtagattcttaacataaaaattgcagaaattatgggtttagttgaaaaacctagattttgataaaaatgagatttaaccacgaaaatgattatagAATTGggtacaaattatatatttgactttttgaggttatgggtaatatttatcttcgaaaattttcggaatccgggcacgtgggcttggGAGTGAATTCTAGGAATCTTCTAATTTGAGGTtgagtaattactctaatagctaaattatgaacttgtgagaATAGTTTATACAACATTTGGCTAGCTTCGGATTGTTCgacaccgagttgaggctttaaaGCGAATTTGTGGGCCGAAAAGTGAGCTTTAAGACGAGGTAAATCTCTTGcataaccttgtaagagaaaatttaccccataggtattttaaattactatttgtttataattgtgggggctacgtacgcacagggtgacgagagtctgtgcgtagctactaatcatGCTTAAGTACGGGTAGTTTTAGgatccaaatcatgaaatacttatattGTTTGCACtatacttgttaatttaagtgcctaaattatattgaaacttgataaaggattcgtaaaggccgaatttcacttactttgagttttggcgggttatttgaccgttaatagaaacattgcttccttgtgtattagtcttgtgataatttttaaatcggatgttcatagaatattctctcttcttgtggagcgggccgaacacctggcagtataatagatgccgctcgaccctcggcagtgtacacattattctacatcgggccgtacgacctcagcataaattGTGCGTGATAATGCTTGGAGCCCGAGTACACTTGATATTATTGTTATGACTCaagaggttataatttatttaatggcCTGAAATTGTTGAAATTAGCATGTCTTAATTGAAGATATTTCTTTTAAGTTGACTATCAGTTAAAGAACCATTTATTAATTTCTGGttactatattattattattattattattattattattattattattattattattattattattattattattattattattattattattattgttattgttattgttattattattattattattattattattattattattattattattattattattattattattattattcatgtattccatgcctatttagaatttctgtatttttatttttgccccgtagtaaatgtcgatgtcgatccctcgtcactacttattcgaggttagactggatacttactgaatacatattttttatgtactcacgctacacttctgcactaaccgtgcaggatctgaggcaggtgcatctagcaTTCATTCAGGCGCGCACCCCCGATACcctgaggcatagtggtgagctgccctcTGAGTCTGTTCTGCAGCACCcgcagtctctcttttgtattcacTTTCTGTCTATCCTATTTCAGATATTAGCAtaagtgttttgtatattctactagttactcatacacttgtgacaccgggtcttgaaaatatgctagtagacactttatgGCTTTTGAGTATTTATCTCTCCATATTTGCTCTTTTATTCATTTACgctttattttatcaaaattttTCACTTCTcaattatttaataaataaaaatcaactactttgaaatttattaaaaagaataaatacatggctaaTTTACCGTTGGCTTACTTATTAGCGACGTTGGGCATCATCAcagcctataggagaaattgggtcgtgacaatatggtattagagtattaggttcacgtaggtctcacaagtcatgagcaggcctcacagagtcttgcagatcggtgcgaagacgtccgtacttatcttcgagaggctatagggtgttaggaaactactgtTTCTTCATCGCCTATTGTGCAGTTAATGTTGTGCTAagtatttttctcttattctctcacagatggtgagaacgcgcgcgACAGATGTACCCGATCGTGGAGGAGCTGATCCCcgtgttgctagaggccgagggaagGCCCCAGCTCGTGGTAGAGGACGAGGGCTtcctagagttgctccagttgtgccaccagtggatccagtggaggattATGTTATTGAAGAGTAGGGCAAGGTGCCTGTAGCGGAGCCAACCCCAATAGATTTTATGTCCGCACctggattccaggaggtcatgggccgtatgctgcagTTAATGGATTCTATGAtacaggctggtttatttctagcagacccagccacatctcatgcgggagggggagcacagacccctactgctcatgCTCCAGGGCATGCAGCTGCCGTATATCAGACCTTGGGCGTATATCAGACCAGTTGCGGCCGGCGAGCCGCatcgcagaagctattggatagatggaccaggctacatgctcttgtctttggaggtgagcgacatgaggacccccaagactttattgatcgttgcagggacagactgcacaacatgaggatattggagtcccacagagtggactttaccacctttcagctggagggcaggggcCGTAGGTGGTGGTAGTCCTATCATCTCggcaggccagcaggttctcctcccttgacttgggaccagtttacacGCCTCTTTTTGgatagatatattccaccctctcagagggaagagttgcaatTTCAAAGTGCtactccagcagggtcagatgtcggtGACCGAGTATGAGGCGTGATTCTCTGAATTGTCTCatcatgcacttatgatactccccagCGATGCAGAGAGAGTTCagaggtttgttgcaggtttgcactctggtatccaggccactatggctcgataGGTtgagatgtgaacttcttacgagctggttgtggagatagctcggaggatcgagggtgttcgTCAGCGGAGCCAAGAGCAGATGCCGAGGGACAAGCGGTTCCGGCATTCTAAAGGGTTCagtggtgctccgtctgggggcagagatCAGTTTGTGCGGGGTtagtctagcaggcccacatatccaacACCGCCGCcttctcggggtgctccagtacaGCCCTATTTCAGCGCCATTCCAGAGAGCTCCTACCATCGACCGACCATTCAGTGTTCCTCCATTGGGAGTTCAGGTCCCTAGAGTCAGACTCAGGGTCAGTCATTTTCTGcaccgagaggttgtttcgagtgcggggatcttggtcatgtgaggaggttcTGCCCCAGGCTTTGGGTCAAGGCAGAACAACAGGGTCATCAGCCCATGATTACAACACCATCTGCCACACCAGCCGTCCGGCCGCCTAGAGGCGGCGGGTAGGTTGGTAGGGactgtcctagaggtggaggccagtcaggtggcactccagctaggttc
It encodes the following:
- the LOC107797700 gene encoding chaperonin 60 subunit beta 2, chloroplastic encodes the protein MASTFAGMSSAGPLAAPSTSSNKLSSVANISSSAFGSRRNVVLRKARSPKISAAAKELYFNKDGSAIKRLQVGVNKLADLVGVTLGPKGRNVVLESKYGAPKIVNDGVTVAREVELEDPVENIGAKLVRQAAAKTNDLAGDGTTTSVVLAQGLVAEGVKVVAAGANPVLITRGIEKTTKALVAELKNMSKEVEDSELADVAAVSAGNNSEVGIMIAEAMSKVGRKGVVTLEEGKSAENSLRVVEGMQFDRGYISPYFVTDSEKMSVEYENCKLLLVDKKITNARDLVGVLEDAIRNGYPILIIAEDIEQEALATLVVNKLRGALKVAALKAPGFGERKSQYLDDIATLTGGTVIREELGLTLDKADKEVLGHASKVVLTKDATTIVGDGSTQEAVNKRVVQIKNLIEAADQDYEKEKLNERIAKLSGGVAVIQVGAQTETELKEKKLRVEDALNATKAAVEEGIVVGGGCTLLRLASKVDAIKETLENDEEKVGADIVKRALSYPLKLIAKNAGVNGSVVSEKVLSSDNPKFGYNAATGNYEDLMAAGIIDPTKVVRCCLEHASSVAKTFLMSDCVVVEIKEPEPAVAGNPMDNSGYGY